Proteins encoded together in one Streptomyces sp. NBC_01216 window:
- the egtC gene encoding ergothioneine biosynthesis protein EgtC, translating into MCRHLAYVGEPVGLGELLVEPEFSLYRQAWEPRFQNSGVVNADGFGVGWYVPGDPVPARYRRAVPLWSDLSFTDLARVLRPGALLAAVRGATLTGADGEAAAAPFAAGPWLFSHNGAVGGWPGSLAGLAATLPAEELLRLEARTDSALLWALVLHRLRAGDTAGRALADTVREAAGAAPGSRLNLLLTDGAEIAATAWGTSLWYLTGPGPSGAPRTVVASEPYDDDPLWREVPDRTLLSADRTDVTLTPLKEPSS; encoded by the coding sequence ATGTGCCGGCATCTGGCGTACGTCGGAGAGCCCGTGGGCCTCGGTGAGCTGCTGGTGGAGCCGGAGTTCTCGCTGTACCGGCAGGCGTGGGAGCCGCGGTTCCAGAACAGCGGTGTGGTGAACGCGGACGGGTTCGGCGTGGGCTGGTACGTGCCCGGCGACCCGGTTCCGGCCCGCTATCGCCGCGCGGTGCCGCTCTGGTCCGACCTGTCCTTCACCGACCTCGCGCGGGTGCTGCGTCCCGGGGCGCTGCTGGCCGCCGTCCGGGGCGCGACGCTGACCGGCGCCGACGGGGAGGCCGCGGCGGCCCCGTTCGCCGCCGGTCCGTGGCTGTTCAGTCACAACGGCGCCGTCGGCGGATGGCCGGGCTCGCTCGCGGGCCTGGCGGCGACGCTGCCGGCGGAGGAGCTGCTCCGGCTGGAGGCGCGCACGGACTCGGCCCTTTTGTGGGCGCTGGTGCTGCACCGCCTGCGGGCCGGGGACACGGCCGGGCGGGCACTCGCCGACACCGTGCGGGAGGCCGCCGGCGCGGCCCCCGGCTCCCGGCTGAACCTGCTGCTGACCGACGGCGCCGAGATCGCCGCGACAGCCTGGGGCACCTCCCTGTGGTACCTGACGGGGCCCGGTCCGAGCGGTGCGCCGCGCACGGTCGTGGCCTCGGAGCCCTACGACGACGATCCCCTCTGGCGCGAGGTGCCGGACCGCACCCTGCTCTCCGCCGACCGCACCGATGTCACCCTGACCCCGCTCAAGGAGCCCTCCTCGTGA
- the egtB gene encoding ergothioneine biosynthesis protein EgtB yields MTVTDDPTTLRRRALDALTAARDRTALLTACVDDEELQAQHSPLMSPLVWDLAHIGNQEEQWLWRAVAGRDALRPEIDSIYDAFEHPRASRPSLPLLPPAEARAYASDVRGRVVDILAGLPLEGGRPLVESAFAFGMIAQHEQQHDETMLITHQLRKGPAALTAPPPPAADSDPLPAEVRVPGGPFTMGTSDEPWALDNERPAHTRVVPSFFIDTVPVTNGAYMAFVADGGYADERWWEPEGWAQVRRHGIGAPLFWRRSGGQWLRRRFGVTEPVPEDEPVVHVSWYEADAYARWAGRRLPTEAEWEKAARHDPATGRSRRYPWGDADPGPEHANLGQRHLRPAPAGSYPQGASPLGVRQLVGDVWEWTASDFLPYPGFTAFPYKEYSEVFFGPAHKVLRGGSFGVDPVACRGTFRNWDLPVRRQIFSGFRTARDAELS; encoded by the coding sequence GTGACCGTGACCGACGACCCGACGACCCTGCGGCGACGGGCGCTCGACGCCCTGACCGCCGCGCGCGACCGGACAGCGCTGCTCACCGCCTGCGTCGACGACGAGGAACTCCAGGCCCAGCACTCCCCGTTGATGTCCCCGCTGGTCTGGGACCTGGCGCACATCGGCAACCAGGAGGAGCAGTGGCTGTGGCGGGCGGTCGCCGGCCGGGACGCGCTTCGGCCGGAGATCGACTCGATCTACGACGCGTTCGAGCATCCGCGCGCCAGCCGCCCGTCCCTGCCGCTGCTGCCCCCGGCCGAGGCCCGCGCCTACGCCTCCGACGTGCGTGGGCGGGTCGTGGACATCCTGGCCGGGCTGCCGCTGGAGGGAGGCCGGCCACTGGTCGAGTCCGCGTTCGCCTTCGGGATGATCGCCCAGCACGAACAGCAGCACGACGAGACGATGCTGATCACCCATCAGCTGCGCAAGGGGCCCGCGGCCCTGACCGCGCCCCCTCCGCCGGCGGCCGACAGCGACCCGCTGCCCGCCGAAGTGCGGGTTCCAGGCGGCCCGTTCACCATGGGCACCTCGGACGAGCCGTGGGCGCTGGACAACGAAAGGCCCGCGCACACCAGGGTGGTGCCCTCGTTCTTCATCGACACCGTGCCCGTCACCAACGGCGCCTACATGGCGTTCGTCGCGGACGGCGGCTACGCCGACGAGCGCTGGTGGGAGCCGGAAGGCTGGGCACAGGTCCGACGGCACGGCATCGGCGCTCCGCTGTTCTGGCGGCGCTCGGGCGGACAGTGGCTGCGGCGCCGCTTCGGGGTGACCGAGCCGGTTCCCGAGGACGAGCCGGTCGTGCACGTCAGCTGGTACGAGGCGGACGCCTACGCCCGCTGGGCCGGACGGCGGCTGCCCACGGAGGCCGAGTGGGAGAAGGCGGCCCGGCACGACCCGGCGACCGGCCGCTCCCGGCGCTATCCGTGGGGCGACGCGGACCCCGGTCCCGAGCACGCCAATCTCGGCCAGCGGCACCTGCGTCCGGCGCCGGCCGGCAGCTATCCGCAGGGCGCCTCGCCGCTCGGCGTGCGGCAGCTGGTCGGAGACGTGTGGGAGTGGACGGCCAGTGACTTCCTGCCGTATCCGGGTTTCACCGCGTTCCCGTACAAGGAGTACTCGGAGGTGTTCTTCGGGCCCGCGCACAAGGTGCTGCGCGGAGGTTCGTTCGGTGTCGACCCGGTGGCCTGCCGCGGCACCTTCCGCAACTGGGACCTGCCGGTGCGCCGCCAGATCTTCTCCGGTTTCCGCACCGCGCGCGATGCGGAGCTCTCCTGA
- the egtA gene encoding ergothioneine biosynthesis glutamate--cysteine ligase EgtA, producing the protein MSPSGIPHSGPPLTENEAEDLLRCICFKTGPPRTLGVEVEWFVHELSDPRLPVAPPRLASAIDTVRSLPLASALTLEPGGQLELSSPPTASLTECLDTLSADLRAVRAGLAPLGLTLGGYGVDPWHTPRERVLREPRYDAMEAALDRTGPAGRGMMCDSASVQICLDAGTEEPGPLGYHRRWRLAHLLGAVMVAAFANSPVHLGRPTGWRSTRQALWTDLDPNRALAPRQDGDPRAAWAAHVLDTPVMCVRSPEGPWQVPEGLTFRKWLRGGGPYPPGEDDLRYHLTTLFPPVRPRGHLELRMVDAQPGTDGWIVPVAVATALFEDPQAAESVYRAVKPLAEYAGDHQAPRNPLWRAAARDGLADPELHAAALVAFPTALEALPRLGAGAAVQDAVAAFHERYVIPGGCPADDPQEVRS; encoded by the coding sequence ATGTCGCCGAGCGGCATACCGCACAGCGGCCCACCCCTCACCGAGAACGAGGCGGAGGATCTGCTGCGATGCATCTGTTTCAAGACGGGCCCGCCCCGCACCCTGGGGGTCGAGGTGGAATGGTTCGTCCACGAGCTGAGTGACCCCCGGCTCCCCGTCGCCCCGCCCCGCCTGGCCTCCGCGATCGACACCGTGCGGTCCCTGCCGCTGGCGTCGGCCCTGACTCTCGAACCCGGCGGTCAGCTGGAACTCAGCTCTCCGCCCACCGCCTCCCTGACGGAGTGCCTCGACACCCTCTCGGCCGATCTGCGCGCCGTGCGCGCCGGGCTCGCCCCGCTCGGACTCACCCTCGGCGGCTACGGGGTGGACCCCTGGCACACACCCCGCGAACGGGTGCTGCGCGAGCCGCGCTACGACGCGATGGAGGCAGCTCTCGACCGCACCGGCCCGGCCGGCCGGGGCATGATGTGCGACTCGGCGTCGGTGCAGATCTGCCTGGACGCCGGCACCGAGGAACCGGGGCCGCTCGGCTACCACCGGCGCTGGCGGCTGGCCCACCTGCTGGGCGCGGTCATGGTGGCCGCGTTCGCCAACTCCCCCGTCCACCTCGGTCGGCCGACCGGCTGGCGCTCCACCCGTCAGGCGCTGTGGACCGACCTCGATCCGAACCGGGCGCTGGCGCCGCGGCAGGACGGCGACCCGCGGGCCGCCTGGGCCGCGCACGTGCTGGACACGCCGGTGATGTGCGTCCGGTCCCCGGAGGGACCCTGGCAGGTCCCGGAGGGGCTGACGTTCCGGAAGTGGCTGCGCGGCGGAGGCCCCTATCCGCCGGGCGAGGACGATCTGCGCTACCACCTGACGACCCTCTTCCCGCCGGTACGGCCGCGCGGCCACCTGGAGCTGCGGATGGTCGACGCGCAGCCGGGCACCGACGGCTGGATCGTGCCGGTGGCCGTGGCCACCGCGCTCTTCGAGGACCCGCAGGCCGCGGAGAGCGTGTACCGGGCGGTCAAGCCGCTGGCCGAGTACGCCGGCGATCATCAGGCGCCGCGCAATCCGCTCTGGCGTGCCGCGGCCCGCGACGGACTGGCCGATCCCGAGTTGCACGCCGCCGCGCTGGTGGCGTTCCCCACGGCCCTGGAGGCGCTGCCGCGGCTCGGGGCCGGCGCCGCCGTCCAGGACGCGGTGGCCGCCTTCCACGAGCGCTACGTGATCCCCGGCGGCTGCCCCGCCGACGACCCGCAGGAGGTGCGGTCGTGA